The following proteins are co-located in the Triticum aestivum cultivar Chinese Spring chromosome 1A, IWGSC CS RefSeq v2.1, whole genome shotgun sequence genome:
- the LOC123038966 gene encoding gibberellin 2-beta-dioxygenase 1 yields MVVPSTTSARQETATMLLPPPCPGGGAIPTVDMSAPRGRGALSRQVARACTEQGFFRAVNHGVPPAGPAARLDAATSAFFALAAHDKQRAGPPSPLGYGCRSIGFNGDVGELEYLLLHANPAAVAHRASSIDTNDPSRFSSVVNEYVEAVKQLACDILDLLGEGLGLEDPRLFSKLITETDSDSLLRINHYPPSCTVHKLDHDDQCKLKGVARTKAGSGGNPAAGGRIGFGEHSDPQLLSLLRANDVDGLQVLLPDINGKDTWIQVPADSSAYFVNVGDLLQALTNGRLVSVRHRVIASACRPRLSTIYFAAPPLHARISALPEMVTADSPPRYRSFTWAEYKTAMYSLRLSHSRLELFHVDDDESGNGSKGK; encoded by the exons ATGGTGGTGCCTTCCACGACGTCGGCGCGGCAAGAGACGGCGACCATGCTGCTTCCACCGCCGTGCCCCGGCGGCGGCGCCATACCGACGGTTGACATGTCCGCACCCCGCGGCCGCGGCGCGCTGTCGCGGCAGGTGGCGCGTGCGTGCACGGAGCAAGGCTTCTTCCGTGCCGTCAACCACGGCGTGCCTCCGGCGGGACCCGCGGCACGGCTGGACGCCGCCACCTCGGCGTTCTTCGCGCTCGCGGCACACGACAAGCAGcgcgccggcccgccgagcccgctcGGCTACGGCTGCCGCAGCATCGGTTTCAACGGCGACGTGGGCGAGCTCGAGTAcctcctcctccacgccaaccCCGCCGCCGTCGCGCACAGGGCCAGCTCCATCGACACCAACGACCCCTCACGCTTCAG TTCTGTTGTGAATGAGTATGTGGAAGCAGTGAAGCAGCTTGCATGTGACATCCTGGACCTGTTGGGAGAGGGGCTAGGGCTGGAGGACCCCAGGCTCTTCAGCAAGCTCATCACAGAAACTGACAGTGACTCCCTCCTGAGGATCAACCACTACCCTCCATCATGCACCGTTCACAAGCTTGACCATGATGACCAATGCAAGCTCAAGGGGGTTGCCAGGACCAAGGCTGGTAGCGGTGGGAATCCGGCGGCGGGTGGCCGGATCGGGTTCGGTGAGCACTCTGACCCACAGCTACTTAGCTTGCTCCGAGCAAACGACGTTGATGGCTTGCAGGTGCTTCTGCCGGACATCAACGGCAAGGACACGTGGATTCAGGTGCCAGCAGACTCGTCGGCCTATTTCGTCAATGTTGGTGATCTCCTTCAG GCTCTGACAAATGGGAGGTTAGTAAGCGTCCGGCACAGAGTAATTGCAAGTGCCTGCAGGCCAAGGCTGTCCACCATCTACTTTGCAGCCCCACCACTGCATGCACGAATTTCGGCGCTCCCAGAGATGGTCACAGCCGACTCACCACCCCGGTACCGGTCATTCACCTGGGCCGAGTACAAGACAGCAATGTACTCACTCCGCCTAAGCCACAGCCGCCTGGAGCTCTTCCATGTTGATGATGACGAAAGCGGCAATGGCAGCAAAGGAAAATAA